In Andreesenia angusta, a single genomic region encodes these proteins:
- a CDS encoding dihydrofolate reductase, giving the protein MICLTVIVDENLAIGYENRLLAHIPEDLKHFKEVTSGKVVVMGYNTYLSLPPKSRPLPNRTNVVLTRKDIAIDGVTVKHSVEEVLDMIKEDYAGQEVIIMGGQSIYTQFMPYADKLYITHVFRKFKADAYFPEISPEWEITELKGKRINVSSEYPHVFATYEKK; this is encoded by the coding sequence ATGATATGCTTGACAGTTATTGTAGATGAAAACTTAGCAATTGGATATGAAAACAGGCTTCTTGCCCATATACCTGAAGACCTTAAGCACTTCAAGGAAGTTACTTCTGGAAAGGTAGTTGTGATGGGATACAACACGTATCTTTCTCTTCCGCCTAAGTCAAGGCCGCTTCCCAACAGGACAAATGTAGTTTTGACTAGGAAAGACATAGCTATAGATGGGGTCACAGTGAAGCATAGCGTTGAAGAAGTCCTAGATATGATCAAAGAAGATTATGCGGGGCAGGAAGTGATAATAATGGGCGGACAGTCCATATACACTCAATTTATGCCTTATGCAGACAAGCTCTATATAACTCACGTATTTAGAAAGTTTAAAGCAGACGCTTACTTTCCGGAGATATCTCCTGAATGGGAGATCACCGAGCTGAAAGGCAAGAGAATAAATGTCAGCAGCGAATATCCTCATGTATTCGCCACTTATGAGAAAAAGTAA
- a CDS encoding L,D-transpeptidase family protein, whose protein sequence is MNIKERLNSIGNGTISKKKKTIIGISVASVFLIGLYSGISLSYSDKFIPGTSVGQEDVSGKTVEEANEALQKIYGSKDYVVKENDQEVAVFSGSEIGMESDFTSYLEEVNESQNKWSWITSRISKSEKKELPEGIAFDEDKYRAKFNEVEFNKGERKPSEDARVELSGSEFVIVKEVYGNTLDVEKVDAKIQDELKRGNASIEISDCYIQPALKSDDPGLVAGLERINELKDVNVTYTLSGNRIEVPKEKILSWLTYDLEDGVTLDQDLVKAYLSELSSEYSTLEKARSFNSTLKGNISIGGGVYGWVIAVNSEAEALTEEFLKGQDIERRPKISGTGYYSDGTDIGDTYIEVDLSAQHMWLYKNGQLAIETAIVSGNPNKGHATPRGVFYVWKKERNRTLRGENYATPVSYWMPIDWTGVGIHDANWQSSFGGDAFLTRGSHGCINTPMNIVSQIYNTVEVGIPVIVH, encoded by the coding sequence GTGAATATAAAGGAAAGACTAAATTCAATAGGCAATGGCACAATCAGTAAAAAGAAGAAGACAATCATAGGAATCAGTGTAGCTTCGGTCTTCCTGATAGGTTTGTACTCAGGAATATCCCTAAGCTATTCAGACAAGTTTATACCGGGAACTTCTGTTGGACAGGAAGATGTGTCAGGAAAGACAGTAGAAGAGGCAAACGAGGCTCTTCAAAAGATCTATGGCAGCAAAGACTATGTTGTAAAGGAAAACGACCAAGAGGTAGCTGTATTCTCGGGAAGCGAAATAGGCATGGAAAGTGACTTTACATCTTATCTAGAAGAGGTGAACGAAAGTCAGAATAAATGGTCTTGGATAACGAGCAGGATCTCAAAATCCGAAAAGAAAGAGCTTCCGGAGGGAATAGCTTTTGATGAAGATAAATACAGGGCGAAGTTCAATGAAGTGGAATTCAACAAAGGTGAGAGAAAGCCTTCAGAGGATGCAAGAGTAGAGCTGTCTGGCTCTGAATTTGTAATAGTGAAGGAAGTCTACGGAAATACTCTTGATGTCGAAAAGGTGGACGCCAAGATACAGGACGAGCTGAAGAGAGGAAATGCCAGCATAGAGATAAGTGACTGCTATATCCAGCCTGCTCTGAAGTCTGATGACCCTGGGCTTGTGGCAGGGCTTGAGAGGATAAACGAATTAAAAGATGTGAATGTGACATATACGCTCTCAGGCAACAGGATAGAGGTTCCCAAAGAGAAGATATTGAGCTGGCTGACGTATGATCTAGAGGACGGAGTTACACTCGACCAAGATTTAGTGAAAGCCTATCTTTCAGAGCTCAGCAGCGAATACAGCACTTTAGAGAAAGCGAGAAGCTTCAACAGCACTCTTAAGGGGAATATAAGCATAGGTGGCGGAGTGTACGGATGGGTTATAGCTGTGAACTCAGAGGCCGAAGCTCTCACAGAGGAGTTTTTGAAAGGCCAAGACATCGAGAGAAGGCCTAAGATAAGCGGTACAGGCTATTATTCTGACGGTACAGATATAGGAGATACCTATATAGAGGTTGATCTTTCAGCCCAGCACATGTGGCTTTACAAAAATGGACAGCTTGCAATAGAGACGGCTATAGTCTCGGGAAATCCAAACAAGGGTCATGCTACTCCTAGAGGTGTTTTCTACGTATGGAAAAAGGAAAGGAACAGGACTCTTAGAGGAGAGAACTACGCAACACCGGTTAGCTACTGGATGCCTATAGACTGGACAGGTGTCGGAATACATGATGCCAACTGGCAAAGCTCTTTCGGTGGAGATGCATTCCTTACACGCGGATCTCACGGCTGCATAAATACACCTATGAATATAGTTTCCCAGATATACAACACGGTAGAGGTAGGTATACCGGTTATCGTACATTGA
- the rnhC gene encoding ribonuclease HIII, with protein sequence MFKDKFECYRYYKHLIEKVGGEALEYKEINYGLQFKANICNQTHTIRIYESAKRGVNPDFSQLKDSGILKLLGEKDCKVDKSTGSPKASGRPLALKSDSDSVALIGTDESGKGDYFGPLVIAGVYADERIKSILKEIGVDDSKKLKDSQISEIAKQIKEICIYDVVAIGNSKYNELYSKFNNLNKLLAWGHARVIENILENVDCDTALSDQFGSPDLIENALMEKGKKLNLEQRHRAEENVVVAAASILARHEFVECMEKMSKSYGIEFPKGASNKTIAAGNEFANKYGIQRLSEVAKLHFKTTERIGEFF encoded by the coding sequence ATGTTCAAGGATAAGTTCGAATGTTACAGATACTACAAGCATTTGATAGAGAAAGTCGGCGGAGAGGCCCTCGAGTACAAAGAGATAAACTACGGCCTTCAGTTTAAAGCCAATATATGCAATCAGACTCACACCATAAGGATATATGAAAGCGCCAAGAGAGGAGTTAACCCTGATTTTTCTCAGTTAAAAGACAGTGGAATTTTAAAGCTACTGGGAGAAAAAGATTGTAAAGTGGATAAGTCAACTGGAAGCCCTAAAGCCTCGGGAAGACCCCTAGCTCTTAAATCCGACTCTGACAGCGTAGCCCTTATAGGCACCGACGAGTCTGGAAAGGGAGACTACTTTGGCCCTCTAGTCATAGCTGGCGTATACGCAGATGAAAGGATTAAGTCTATACTTAAAGAAATCGGAGTGGATGACAGCAAGAAGTTAAAAGACAGCCAGATATCTGAAATAGCTAAGCAGATAAAAGAAATCTGCATATACGACGTAGTTGCCATCGGAAACTCTAAGTACAATGAGCTTTATTCGAAGTTCAACAACCTCAACAAGCTCTTAGCCTGGGGGCACGCCCGAGTGATAGAGAACATACTTGAAAATGTAGACTGCGACACAGCTCTCTCTGATCAGTTCGGAAGCCCAGACCTTATAGAGAACGCTCTTATGGAGAAAGGCAAAAAGCTGAATCTAGAACAAAGACACAGAGCAGAGGAAAACGTAGTTGTTGCTGCGGCCAGCATACTGGCAAGGCACGAGTTTGTGGAGTGCATGGAGAAAATGTCTAAAAGCTACGGCATAGAGTTCCCAAAAGGAGCCTCTAATAAGACAATAGCCGCCGGGAATGAGTTCGCAAACAAGTACGGCATACAGAGGCTTTCCGAAGTCGCAAAACTGCATTTCAAGACTACTGAACGCATAGGCGAATTTTTCTAG
- a CDS encoding ComEC/Rec2 family competence protein produces MFKLFKKKMLFILVIVLSLFVISGCEVQDQSVSEVSGQAGESSGKLAVHFIDVGQGDSSLIIFPSGETSLIDGGGRDASSKVVSYLKSQGIEKIDYIIATHPHEDHIGGLPEVVRNFEIGKVYMPRRTANTKIFEELLSVIKDKGLKISVASGEQSILESDGTLFSILGPLSDSYEGTNNHSVVNKLSHGKVSVLFTGDIESLAESDLVKQGYDLKADVLKVPHHGSSSSSSDVFLDAVNPSYGVIQLGADNSYGHPHRETIQKYGARNIELLRNDISGDIKLETDGETVRFYSTDSQESSQGESQNKSRIIGNRNSKVYHIEDCSGLPNEENRVYFDSIEKAEQSGFRPDSRCIR; encoded by the coding sequence ATGTTCAAGCTGTTTAAAAAGAAGATGCTTTTTATTTTGGTGATCGTGCTTTCGCTCTTTGTGATTTCAGGGTGTGAAGTTCAAGATCAAAGCGTTTCCGAAGTGTCAGGCCAAGCTGGAGAGTCCTCTGGAAAACTGGCGGTCCACTTTATAGATGTAGGACAAGGTGATTCTTCGCTCATAATTTTCCCTAGTGGAGAAACATCGCTTATTGACGGAGGCGGAAGGGATGCCTCTAGCAAAGTGGTCTCTTATCTGAAAAGCCAGGGTATTGAGAAAATAGACTACATTATTGCCACTCATCCTCATGAAGATCATATAGGAGGGCTCCCCGAGGTGGTAAGAAACTTTGAGATCGGGAAGGTGTATATGCCGAGGCGCACCGCCAACACCAAGATATTTGAAGAACTGCTCTCTGTTATAAAAGACAAGGGTCTGAAAATAAGTGTTGCATCAGGAGAGCAAAGCATATTAGAAAGTGACGGAACTCTGTTTTCAATACTAGGTCCTCTATCTGATTCCTATGAGGGAACAAACAACCACTCAGTGGTCAACAAGCTTTCACATGGCAAGGTGTCGGTTCTCTTTACGGGGGATATAGAGTCTCTTGCAGAGAGTGACCTGGTCAAGCAGGGATATGACCTGAAGGCAGACGTGCTAAAAGTTCCTCACCATGGAAGTTCCAGCTCTAGCTCAGATGTGTTTCTAGACGCTGTAAATCCTTCCTATGGCGTAATCCAGCTTGGGGCGGACAACTCCTATGGTCATCCCCACAGAGAGACTATCCAGAAATACGGGGCTAGAAATATAGAGCTCTTGAGAAATGACATTTCAGGGGATATAAAGCTTGAGACGGATGGAGAAACAGTGAGGTTCTACAGCACCGATAGTCAGGAATCCAGTCAAGGCGAGAGTCAGAATAAATCAAGGATAATAGGAAACAGAAACAGCAAAGTGTACCACATAGAGGACTGTAGCGGACTTCCTAACGAGGAAAACAGAGTCTACTTTGACTCTATAGAGAAAGCAGAGCAAAGCGGCTTTAGGCCAGACTCTAGGTGCATAAGATAG
- a CDS encoding DUF3006 domain-containing protein, which yields MRGIVDRLEGNVAVVELESGEMAEIEIQGLTVSEGDVVHLEDGSIVVDHEATAKRKKQIEDLFNSLLE from the coding sequence GTGAGAGGCATAGTGGACAGGCTAGAGGGAAATGTAGCAGTAGTGGAGCTTGAAAGCGGCGAGATGGCCGAAATAGAAATTCAGGGGCTAACGGTGTCGGAAGGTGATGTAGTACATCTGGAAGATGGCAGCATAGTAGTTGACCATGAGGCTACAGCGAAACGAAAAAAGCAGATAGAGGACCTGTTTAACTCACTTTTAGAGTAG
- a CDS encoding transporter substrate-binding domain-containing protein, translated as MFNKRIKQIAAFSLVAVMGLFAFTGCGSKDDDKIVLGTSADYPPFEFMDTEQNILGFDLMIAEEIAKDMGKELEVKNMEFNSLLTALQTDKIDMILSGMNPDEERRKTVDFSEIYYLSKHYVVVNADKADSIKKEADLNGKKIGVQIGTTQEKLAREKFPGSEIVALGSIQDILLQLKTNKLDAAITEDAVAKNAVNSNKDLVLPGIEYEDEEGGVAVAVRKDSPELVEQINKTIKRLQDENKIEEFFDEAVRLSSENE; from the coding sequence ATGTTTAATAAAAGAATAAAGCAAATAGCTGCATTTTCTCTAGTCGCAGTGATGGGACTATTCGCTTTCACTGGTTGCGGCAGCAAAGACGATGACAAGATAGTGCTTGGAACTAGCGCTGACTATCCACCGTTTGAGTTCATGGACACAGAGCAGAACATACTTGGGTTTGACCTTATGATAGCTGAAGAAATAGCTAAGGATATGGGAAAAGAGCTAGAGGTAAAGAACATGGAGTTTAACTCTCTGCTTACTGCGCTTCAAACTGACAAGATAGATATGATTCTGTCTGGAATGAACCCAGACGAAGAGAGAAGAAAGACTGTAGACTTCTCGGAGATATACTATCTTTCAAAGCACTATGTAGTTGTGAATGCCGACAAAGCGGACAGCATAAAGAAAGAGGCTGACCTTAACGGGAAAAAGATCGGAGTACAGATAGGAACTACTCAAGAGAAGCTTGCTAGAGAGAAATTTCCAGGCTCTGAGATAGTCGCTCTTGGAAGCATACAGGACATACTGCTTCAGCTTAAGACAAATAAGCTAGATGCAGCCATAACAGAAGACGCTGTTGCAAAGAATGCAGTCAACAGCAACAAGGACCTTGTTCTTCCTGGAATAGAGTATGAAGACGAAGAGGGTGGAGTTGCAGTGGCTGTAAGAAAAGACAGTCCTGAGCTTGTAGAGCAGATAAACAAGACTATAAAAAGACTTCAAGACGAAAACAAAATAGAGGAGTTTTTCGACGAGGCTGTTAGGCTTTCATCGGAAAATGAATAA
- a CDS encoding amino acid ABC transporter permease: MNFSLIAEYKDFFIQGVQTTVLLSIGGVFFGVILGLFLALMKLSKKKPLKLISTGYIELIRGTPILIQIWIVYVLLDTTPFSAGLMALSINSAAYVAEIIRSGIESVDSGQMEAARSLGMSNAMAMKLIVLPQAVKNIIPVLGNEFIAILKESSIVSVLGVTELMYNVNVIRGATFDAITPLMMAFVLYFALTSILSKMVKLMERRLKVSDSGR, translated from the coding sequence TTGAATTTTTCTTTGATTGCAGAATACAAAGACTTTTTCATACAGGGAGTTCAGACCACTGTATTGCTTTCGATAGGAGGAGTATTTTTCGGAGTTATACTTGGGCTGTTTCTAGCTCTTATGAAATTGTCTAAGAAAAAACCATTGAAGCTTATTTCTACAGGGTATATAGAGCTTATAAGGGGAACACCTATACTTATACAGATATGGATTGTGTATGTGCTATTGGACACAACTCCTTTTTCGGCAGGTCTTATGGCTCTCTCTATAAACAGCGCGGCGTATGTGGCCGAGATAATACGTTCTGGAATAGAGTCGGTGGACTCTGGGCAGATGGAAGCCGCACGTTCGCTTGGAATGAGCAACGCTATGGCCATGAAACTGATAGTTCTTCCTCAGGCCGTCAAGAATATAATACCTGTGTTGGGCAATGAGTTTATAGCTATACTAAAGGAATCTTCTATAGTTTCTGTACTGGGAGTTACAGAGCTTATGTACAATGTAAACGTAATAAGAGGGGCTACTTTCGATGCCATAACGCCTCTTATGATGGCTTTTGTGCTTTACTTCGCCTTGACCTCTA